The Micropterus dolomieu isolate WLL.071019.BEF.003 ecotype Adirondacks linkage group LG22, ASM2129224v1, whole genome shotgun sequence genome contains a region encoding:
- the si:ch211-245j22.3 gene encoding guanylyl cyclase inhibitory protein, which yields MVSSINKAWRKLGFVVYIKSVGDTEPLLLLYRMGQAATLPCRRGESYVTELYEWFRKFINECPSGLITLHEFQRHFCNGTVGSESAEYAEQIFRTLDNNGDGVVDFREYVMAISMLIEGSAVEKLRWSFKLYDKDRDGAITREEMLEIMQAVYQMSVAAALTKPNPLTAEECTNRIFVRLDKDKNAIISLEEFIEGALDDDWIREMLECDPRNVKVERPPRRDTALGAHG from the exons ATGGTTAGTTCAATTAACAAAGCATGGCGTAAGCTGGGATTTGTTGTGTATATAAAGTCAGTGGGAGATACAGAACCATTGCTACTCCTTTACAGAATGGGCCAAGCTGCGACACTGCCTTGTAGGAGAGGGGAGTCTTACGTTACAGAGCTGTACGAATGGTTCAG AAAGTTTATTAATGAATGTCCAAGTGGGCTGATTACTCTTCATGAGTTTCAAAGGCATTTCTGCAATGGAACAGTGGGCAGTGAGTCAGCTGAGTATGCAGAACAGATATTCCGCACACTGGACAATAATGGG GACGGGGTGGTGGACTTCAGGGAGTACGTCATGGCCATCAGCATGCTTATTGAAGGTTCAGCTGTGGAGAAGCTGCGGTGGTCATTTAAGCTCTATGATAAAGACCGGGACGGAGCCATCACAAGGGAGGAAATGCTGGAGAtcatgcag GCTGTTTATCAGATGAGTGTAGCAGCTGCTTTAACCAAACCCAACCCACTTACAGCTGAAGAGTGTACCAACAGGATATTTGTGAGATTAGATAAAGACAAGAACG CCATCATCAGTCTGGAGGAATTCATAGAGGGAGCCCTGGATGATGATTGGATCAGGGAGATGCTGGAATGTGACCCGCGCAATGTGAAGGTGGAGAGGCCTCCGAGGAGGGACACCGCTTTGGGGGCCCATGGTTGA